In Xanthomonas sp. SI, the following are encoded in one genomic region:
- a CDS encoding DNA internalization-related competence protein ComEC/Rec2: MQQCPGSANDHADLAQASAPTSAPPPRSAVAPFGIAVAASLAAGVLAALWLPRLAPWPLSLALLFGGIAVCIGRPRWRWLGAFAVGGGWLGLIAGMVLARQLPADWEKRVTTLQGQVVELPQAEVRRTRFMFRVDADPTQPAPLRGRLLQLAWYDDFGAQVAGPRTALHAGARWRLSVRLRAPRGLSNPGGFDAEAYALAQRISASGYVTAPHEAVELAPGQGIDAWRERLAARIAAAVPTASARYVQALALGDTRTLDDRDWRILRAAGLTHLIAISGFHVGLVAGAFALLGGGLWRLWPPLGRHWPRRQAAALLAVLGAGGYTVLSGMALPTVRTALMIAVVVVARLWRRPVRVVDALALAAIVMLGFDPLAVLSAGFWLSFLGVAWLAWCMPVAGSGWRDKLREFLSAQGVATLGLLPLSTMLFGQASAAGPLANLLAIPWWSLVVVPLALLGTALEAVHAGAGVWAWRAAAACFDLTWPLFTALGESRFALWWLPEARDWALPLALLGAFWLLLPRAVPGKPLAALLWLPLFWPPLERPAAGEVELVMIDVGQGLSVLVRTARHQLLYDAGPAIKDGYDAGERAVVPTLHALGVARLDRTVISHGDNDHAGGFEAVRAALPVGLAEAPAGAPVRVDRPCLAGTFWEWDGVRFRFLHPAPGFPYLDNESSCVLRVESAHGAMLLTGDIGDVIESRLLRQAPQDLRAEVVLAPHHGSAHSSQAAFVAATGARLVLISAGEGNRFGHPRAAVVARWQASGAEVATTPQGGALRVWLGRAGLQLRERRPWRARLWDAAERARAAAILSASERTAERAGGLQRVGTGQGRWLADGAVAAVGRGRAGDRAGAVLEPAP, encoded by the coding sequence ATGCAGCAGTGTCCCGGATCTGCGAATGACCATGCGGACCTGGCGCAGGCGTCTGCGCCGACGTCTGCGCCGCCGCCGCGTAGCGCGGTCGCCCCGTTCGGCATCGCCGTCGCCGCCAGCCTCGCCGCCGGCGTGCTGGCCGCCTTGTGGCTGCCGCGCTTGGCGCCGTGGCCGTTGTCGCTGGCGCTGCTGTTCGGCGGCATCGCGGTCTGCATCGGCAGGCCGCGCTGGCGCTGGTTGGGCGCCTTCGCCGTGGGCGGCGGCTGGCTGGGGCTGATCGCCGGCATGGTGCTGGCGCGGCAACTGCCTGCCGACTGGGAGAAGCGTGTGACGACGCTGCAGGGGCAGGTGGTGGAGTTGCCGCAGGCCGAGGTGCGGCGCACGCGGTTCATGTTCCGGGTGGACGCCGATCCCACGCAGCCGGCGCCGTTGCGCGGACGTTTGTTGCAGCTGGCCTGGTACGACGATTTCGGTGCGCAGGTCGCTGGGCCGCGCACGGCGCTGCATGCCGGCGCGCGCTGGCGTCTGAGCGTGCGCCTGCGCGCGCCGCGCGGGCTCAGCAATCCGGGCGGCTTCGATGCCGAGGCGTATGCGCTGGCGCAGCGGATCAGCGCCAGCGGCTACGTGACCGCGCCGCACGAGGCGGTCGAACTGGCGCCGGGGCAGGGCATCGATGCCTGGCGCGAACGCCTGGCGGCGCGAATCGCGGCAGCGGTGCCGACCGCGTCGGCGCGCTATGTGCAGGCGCTGGCGCTCGGCGACACGCGCACCCTGGACGATCGCGACTGGCGCATCCTGCGCGCCGCCGGCCTGACCCATCTGATCGCCATCTCCGGCTTCCATGTCGGCCTGGTCGCCGGCGCGTTCGCGCTGCTCGGCGGCGGGCTTTGGCGGCTATGGCCGCCGCTGGGGCGGCATTGGCCACGGCGCCAGGCCGCCGCGCTGCTGGCGGTGCTCGGTGCCGGCGGCTACACCGTGCTGTCCGGGATGGCGCTGCCCACCGTGCGTACCGCGCTGATGATCGCGGTGGTCGTGGTCGCGCGGCTGTGGCGGCGCCCGGTGCGGGTGGTCGATGCGCTGGCGCTGGCGGCGATCGTCATGCTCGGGTTCGACCCGCTGGCGGTGCTGTCCGCGGGCTTCTGGCTGAGCTTCCTCGGCGTGGCCTGGCTGGCCTGGTGCATGCCGGTCGCGGGCAGCGGCTGGCGCGACAAGCTGCGCGAATTCCTGTCGGCGCAGGGCGTGGCCACGCTGGGCCTGCTGCCGCTGAGCACGATGCTGTTCGGCCAGGCCTCGGCGGCCGGGCCGCTCGCCAACCTGCTGGCGATCCCGTGGTGGAGCCTGGTGGTGGTGCCGCTGGCGCTGCTCGGCACCGCGCTGGAGGCGGTGCACGCCGGCGCCGGGGTGTGGGCATGGCGCGCGGCGGCGGCATGCTTCGACCTGACCTGGCCGTTGTTCACCGCACTGGGCGAAAGCCGCTTTGCGCTGTGGTGGCTGCCGGAGGCGCGCGACTGGGCGCTGCCGCTGGCGCTGCTCGGCGCGTTCTGGCTGCTGTTGCCGCGCGCGGTGCCGGGCAAGCCGCTGGCGGCGCTGCTGTGGTTGCCGCTGTTCTGGCCGCCGCTGGAGCGGCCGGCGGCGGGCGAGGTGGAACTGGTGATGATCGACGTCGGCCAGGGCCTGTCGGTGCTGGTGCGCACCGCACGACATCAGTTGCTGTACGACGCCGGCCCGGCGATCAAGGACGGCTACGATGCCGGCGAGCGCGCGGTGGTACCGACGCTGCACGCGCTCGGCGTGGCGCGCCTGGACCGGACCGTGATCAGCCATGGCGACAACGACCATGCCGGCGGCTTCGAGGCGGTGCGCGCGGCGCTGCCGGTCGGCCTGGCCGAGGCACCGGCCGGCGCGCCGGTGCGGGTGGACCGGCCGTGCCTGGCGGGAACCTTCTGGGAGTGGGACGGGGTGCGTTTCCGCTTCCTGCATCCAGCGCCCGGCTTTCCCTATCTGGACAACGAGTCGAGCTGCGTGCTGCGGGTGGAAAGCGCGCATGGCGCGATGCTGCTGACCGGCGACATCGGCGATGTCATCGAAAGCCGGCTGCTGCGCCAGGCGCCGCAGGACCTGCGCGCCGAGGTGGTGCTGGCACCGCATCACGGCAGCGCGCATTCCTCGCAGGCGGCCTTCGTCGCCGCCACCGGCGCGCGGCTGGTGCTGATCTCGGCCGGCGAGGGCAACCGCTTCGGCCATCCGCGCGCGGCGGTGGTGGCGCGCTGGCAGGCGTCCGGCGCCGAGGTCGCGACCACCCCGCAAGGCGGCGCGCTGCGCGTGTGGCTGGGACGCGCCGGCCTGCAGCTGCGCGAACGGCGGCCGTGGCGGGCGCGGCTGTGGGATGCCGCGGAGCGGGCGCGGGCGGCTGCTATCCTATCGGCCAGTGAACGAACGGCCGAACGTGCCGGAGGGTTGCAACGTGTGGGAACTGGTCAAGGCCGGTGGCTGGCCGATGGTGCCGTTGCTGCTGTTGGGCGTGGTCGCGCTGGCGATCGTGCTGGAGCGGTTCTGGAGCCTGCGCCGTAG
- a CDS encoding succinate dehydrogenase assembly factor 2, whose amino-acid sequence MDEATELKKLRWRCRRGMRELDQLFGRYLDRRWAQASEAERGVFLYLLECEDDKLWRWFMGYEACPDARAADLIATIRAMPA is encoded by the coding sequence ATGGACGAAGCCACCGAACTGAAGAAGCTGCGCTGGCGCTGCCGGCGCGGCATGCGCGAGCTGGACCAGCTGTTCGGGCGCTACCTGGACCGGCGCTGGGCGCAGGCCTCCGAGGCCGAGCGCGGGGTTTTCCTATACCTGCTCGAATGCGAGGACGATAAGTTGTGGCGCTGGTTCATGGGCTACGAGGCTTGTCCCGATGCACGCGCCGCCGATCTCATCGCCACCATCCGCGCCATGCCGGCTTGA
- a CDS encoding lipoprotein-releasing ABC transporter permease subunit: MFKPLPVAIGLRYLRAKRRNNFISFISMASILGIALGVTVLITTLAVMSGFQKEIRDRLLQMAAHATVSAQGAPMENWQHAVDVATRDPRVAGAAPYVEEEALLTGQRNQPAIVRGILPSEEAKVSVLAQKMKQGSIDSLTPGSYNILLGQELALWLGVGVGDKVVVMLGEPQASPMGMVPRYKRFTVSGIFEAGYNEIDRGLAVTSMPDMQRVLRMGDGVTGVRLKLHNMDLAWDVARDLALNLHGPYMVSDWTRENANLYQSLKMEKTVMGILLSLIIAMGAFNLVSSQVMLVTDKQADIAILRTLGLSPGGVMQVFMVQGTLIGVFGTIAGVIGGILLTLNLERILAGIEALFNIKLLPEDVYYITGLPTDMQPHDVVVITIVALLMSFLATLYPAWRAARTQPAEALRYE; this comes from the coding sequence ATGTTCAAACCCTTACCCGTGGCCATCGGCCTGCGCTACCTGCGCGCCAAGCGCCGCAACAACTTCATCTCCTTCATCTCGATGGCCTCGATCCTCGGCATCGCGCTGGGCGTGACCGTGCTGATCACCACGCTGGCGGTGATGAGCGGCTTCCAGAAGGAGATCCGCGACCGCCTGCTGCAGATGGCCGCGCATGCCACGGTCAGCGCGCAGGGCGCGCCGATGGAGAACTGGCAGCACGCGGTGGACGTGGCCACCCGCGATCCGCGCGTGGCCGGCGCCGCGCCGTACGTCGAGGAAGAGGCGCTGCTCACCGGGCAGCGCAACCAGCCGGCGATCGTGCGCGGCATCCTGCCCAGCGAAGAGGCCAAGGTCTCGGTGCTGGCGCAGAAGATGAAGCAGGGTTCGATCGACAGCCTGACCCCCGGTTCCTACAACATCCTGCTCGGCCAGGAACTGGCGCTGTGGCTGGGCGTGGGCGTCGGCGACAAGGTGGTGGTGATGCTCGGCGAACCGCAGGCCAGCCCGATGGGCATGGTGCCGCGCTACAAGCGCTTCACCGTCAGCGGCATCTTCGAGGCCGGCTACAACGAGATCGACCGCGGCCTGGCGGTGACCAGCATGCCGGACATGCAGCGCGTGCTGCGCATGGGCGACGGCGTCACCGGCGTGCGCCTGAAACTGCACAACATGGACCTGGCCTGGGACGTGGCGCGCGACCTGGCGCTGAACCTGCATGGCCCGTACATGGTCAGCGACTGGACCCGCGAGAACGCCAACCTGTACCAGTCGCTGAAGATGGAAAAGACGGTGATGGGCATCCTGCTGTCGTTGATCATCGCGATGGGCGCGTTCAACCTGGTGTCCTCGCAGGTGATGCTGGTCACCGACAAGCAGGCCGACATCGCCATCCTGCGCACGCTGGGGCTGAGCCCGGGCGGGGTGATGCAGGTATTCATGGTGCAGGGCACGCTGATCGGCGTGTTCGGCACCATCGCCGGGGTGATCGGCGGCATCCTGCTGACCTTGAACCTGGAGCGGATCCTGGCTGGCATCGAGGCGCTGTTCAACATCAAGCTGCTGCCGGAGGACGTGTACTACATCACCGGCCTGCCCACCGACATGCAGCCGCACGACGTGGTGGTGATCACCATCGTCGCGCTGCTGATGAGCTTCCTGGCCACGCTGTATCCGGCCTGGCGCGCGGCGCGCACGCAACCGGCGGAGGCGCTGCGTTATGAATGA
- a CDS encoding SDR family oxidoreductase, which yields MRKGTALVVGVTGISGYNLANVLVAEGWTVYGLARRPVPQEGVIPVAADLLDRDATIAALRGLPISHVFFCTWTRRDTEKENVAANGAMLRHLCEGLDSAALQHMALVTGTKHYLGSFEHYGSGKAETPFRESEPRQPGENFYYTLEDLLFDAAARHGFGWSVHRSHTMIGQANGSNAMNMGVTLAVYATLCKHSGQPFVFPGSRAQWDSLTDLTDAGLLGRQLAWAATSPAARDQAFNTVNGDVFRWRWMWGEIAAFFGLEAAPYPDAPMPLQPRLQHTAPAQWREIAERHGLVQADVDQLASWWHTDADLGREIECVNDMTKSRDLGFLGYYDSRASFLELFARLRAQRVIP from the coding sequence ATGCGCAAGGGCACCGCATTGGTGGTCGGGGTCACCGGCATCTCCGGCTACAACCTGGCAAACGTTCTCGTTGCCGAAGGCTGGACCGTCTATGGGCTGGCGCGCCGCCCGGTCCCGCAGGAAGGCGTGATTCCGGTCGCGGCCGATCTGCTCGACCGCGATGCGACCATCGCCGCGCTGCGCGGACTGCCGATCAGCCACGTGTTCTTCTGCACCTGGACGCGGCGCGACACCGAGAAGGAAAACGTCGCCGCCAACGGCGCGATGCTGCGCCACCTGTGCGAAGGCCTGGACAGCGCAGCGCTGCAGCACATGGCGCTGGTCACCGGCACCAAGCACTACCTGGGGTCGTTCGAGCACTACGGCAGCGGCAAGGCGGAGACGCCGTTCCGCGAAAGCGAGCCGCGCCAGCCCGGCGAGAATTTCTATTACACGCTGGAAGACCTGCTGTTCGACGCTGCCGCACGCCACGGTTTCGGCTGGAGCGTGCACCGCTCGCACACCATGATCGGCCAGGCCAACGGCAGCAATGCGATGAACATGGGCGTGACCCTGGCGGTGTACGCCACGCTGTGCAAGCACAGCGGGCAGCCGTTCGTGTTTCCCGGCTCGCGCGCGCAATGGGACAGCCTCACCGACCTCACCGACGCCGGCCTGCTCGGCCGCCAGCTGGCCTGGGCCGCGACCAGTCCGGCCGCGCGCGACCAGGCGTTCAACACGGTCAACGGCGACGTGTTCCGCTGGCGCTGGATGTGGGGCGAGATCGCCGCGTTCTTCGGCCTGGAAGCGGCACCGTATCCGGATGCGCCGATGCCGCTGCAACCGCGCCTGCAGCACACCGCCCCGGCGCAGTGGCGAGAGATCGCCGAACGCCATGGGCTGGTGCAGGCGGACGTGGACCAGTTGGCGTCGTGGTGGCACACCGATGCCGACCTCGGCCGCGAGATCGAGTGCGTCAACGACATGACCAAGAGCCGCGACCTCGGCTTCCTCGGCTACTACGACAGCCGCGCGTCGTTCCTGGAACTGTTCGCACGGCTGCGCGCGCAGCGGGTGATTCCCTGA
- a CDS encoding succinate dehydrogenase iron-sulfur subunit has protein sequence MAEFTLPKNSKIGKGKHFPATGAKNARTFKVYRWNPDDDSNPRTDTYEVDLDACGPMVLDALIKIKNEIDPTLTFRRSCREGICGSCAMNIDGTNTLACTKAIADCGKAEVPIYPLPHMSVIKDLVPDLTHFYAQYASIKPWIRTQTPPPPDRERLQSPEDRKKLDGLYECILCACCSTSCPSYWWNGERYLGPAILLQAYRWIIDSRDEDTGARLDDLEDPFKLYRCHTIMNCARTCPKGLNPALAIAEIKKLMMARRA, from the coding sequence ATGGCAGAGTTCACCCTCCCCAAGAATTCCAAGATCGGCAAGGGCAAGCACTTTCCCGCCACCGGCGCGAAGAATGCACGCACCTTCAAGGTCTACCGTTGGAATCCGGACGACGACAGCAATCCGCGTACCGACACCTACGAGGTGGATCTGGACGCGTGCGGCCCGATGGTTCTGGACGCGCTGATCAAGATCAAGAACGAGATCGATCCGACCCTGACCTTCCGCCGTTCCTGCCGCGAAGGCATCTGCGGTTCGTGCGCGATGAACATCGACGGCACCAACACCCTGGCCTGCACCAAGGCGATCGCCGACTGCGGCAAGGCCGAAGTGCCGATCTATCCGCTGCCGCACATGAGCGTGATCAAGGATCTGGTGCCGGACCTGACCCACTTCTACGCGCAGTACGCGTCGATCAAGCCGTGGATCCGCACCCAGACCCCGCCGCCGCCGGACCGCGAGCGGCTGCAGTCGCCGGAAGACCGCAAGAAGCTCGACGGCCTGTACGAGTGCATCCTGTGCGCGTGCTGCTCGACCAGCTGCCCGAGCTACTGGTGGAACGGCGAGCGCTATCTGGGCCCGGCGATCCTGCTGCAGGCCTACCGCTGGATCATCGACTCGCGCGACGAGGACACCGGTGCGCGCCTGGACGATCTGGAAGATCCGTTCAAGCTGTATCGCTGCCACACCATCATGAACTGCGCGCGGACCTGCCCGAAGGGGCTGAACCCGGCGCTGGCCATCGCCGAGATCAAGAAGCTGATGATGGCGCGCCGCGCCTGA
- the lolD gene encoding lipoprotein-releasing ABC transporter ATP-binding protein LolD — translation MGLGTRDSEVHKSRQADAAIRAEGLGKTYAEGKMRTPVFDGLDLSVAPGETVAIVGASGAGKSTLLHLLGGLDVPTAGEVYVAGQRMSALSDAARGQLRNRSLGFVYQFHHLLPEFTALENVMMPVLLGGAAVKDADARARALLESVGLGHRLEHKPGELSGGERQRAAVARALVNRPACVLGDEPTGNLDDKTAANVFALMLDLNRAHGTSLALVTHDRSLARKLDRVLELHQGKLRELAPADV, via the coding sequence ATGGGACTCGGGACTCGGGACTCGGAAGTGCACAAGTCACGGCAAGCAGACGCGGCGATCCGTGCCGAGGGTTTGGGCAAGACCTATGCCGAGGGCAAGATGCGCACGCCGGTGTTCGACGGGCTGGACCTGAGCGTGGCGCCGGGCGAGACCGTGGCCATCGTCGGCGCGTCCGGTGCCGGCAAGAGCACGCTGCTGCACCTGCTCGGCGGGCTCGACGTGCCCACCGCCGGCGAGGTGTACGTGGCCGGGCAGCGCATGTCGGCGCTGTCGGACGCGGCGCGCGGCCAGCTGCGCAACCGCTCGCTCGGCTTCGTCTACCAGTTCCATCACCTGCTGCCGGAATTCACCGCGCTGGAGAACGTGATGATGCCGGTGCTGCTCGGCGGCGCCGCGGTCAAGGACGCCGACGCGCGCGCGCGTGCCTTGCTGGAATCGGTGGGCCTGGGCCATCGCCTGGAGCACAAGCCCGGCGAGCTGTCCGGCGGCGAGCGCCAGCGCGCGGCGGTGGCGCGCGCGCTGGTCAACCGCCCGGCTTGCGTGCTCGGCGACGAACCGACCGGCAACCTCGACGACAAGACCGCCGCCAACGTGTTCGCGCTGATGCTCGATCTCAATCGCGCGCACGGCACCAGCCTGGCTCTGGTCACCCACGACCGCAGCCTGGCGCGCAAGCTCGACCGCGTGCTGGAACTGCACCAGGGCAAGCTGCGCGAACTGGCGCCTGCCGACGTATAG